The following are encoded together in the Girardinichthys multiradiatus isolate DD_20200921_A chromosome X, DD_fGirMul_XY1, whole genome shotgun sequence genome:
- the LOC124863031 gene encoding homeobox protein XHOX-3-like, whose protein sequence is MVAHADDIWNPEAEILELFNVAEGRQPTVRAAVISPSPEEKQGSLDPNRRHRTAFTQDQLSRLEQEYRKESYVSRARRCELAAALNLPETTIKVWFQNRRMKDKRQRHSLPWSHPRINPIGTLLMGHVSPSSNLTYPFSTPHLHHLHLQHYSSLTLSSMIHSPNSVLIKRPDCFTLSQQHNNPGEMPPPAVLVYPSAGIIHHHVSCQCSLCSQWGQQHLLKVQWEAIGLSHANSSAVKTQATSFQ, encoded by the exons ATGGTTGCCCATGCTGATGACATTTGGAATCCAGAAGCTGAGATCTTGGAGCTCTTTAATG TGGCAGAAGGCAGACAGCCAACAGTCCGGGCTGCTGTGATCAGCCCCAGCCCAGAGGAAAAGCAGGGTTCACTGGATCCCAACAGACGGCACAGGACGGCCTTCACACAGGACCAGCTGTCCCGTCTGGAGCAGGAGTACCGCAAGGAGAGTTATGTGTCCCGGGCTCGGCGCTGTGAACTGGCTGCAGCACTCAACTTACCAGAGACCACGATAAAG GTGTGGTTCCAAAACAGGCGGATGAAAGACAAACGTCAGAGACACTCTCTACCTTGGTCTCACCCACGCATCAACCCAATAGGGACACTTCTGATGGGTCATGTTTCTCCATCTTCTAACTTGACATACCCATTTTCCACACCCCACCTTCACCACTTACATTTACAGCACTACTCTTCACTGACTCTTTCCTCTATGATACATAGTCCAAACAGTGTACTAATAAAGCGGCCAGATTGTTTCACCCTCTCCCAACAACACAACAATCCTGGGGAGATGCCTCCACCGGCTGTACTTGTTTATCCCTCTGCTGGCATCAtacaccatcatgtttcatgcCAGTGCTCACTATGCTCTCAGTGGGGACAGCAACATCTTCTTAAGGTCCAGTGGGAGGCGATAGGGCTCAGCCATGCTAACAGTTCTGCAGTCAAAACACAGGCTACTTCTTTCCAGTAG